A DNA window from Coffea arabica cultivar ET-39 chromosome 6c, Coffea Arabica ET-39 HiFi, whole genome shotgun sequence contains the following coding sequences:
- the LOC140008004 gene encoding protein TEEBE-like: MASILSLCILFIMCIYQSLSFAAVAPFLDGLLENGNFEEGPKVSNLKKRQIIGKYSLPKWEIHGIVEYVSSGPQPGGFYFAIPRGAQAARLGNEASISQYVKVKPGAMYSLTFAVTRTCAQDEKLRVSVPGFSTELPIQTLFSSDGGDTYAWAVKATSDVFKVTFHNPGIQEDPTGGPLLDAIAIKEILPLRYTKGNLVKNGDFETGPHVFKNFSTGVLLLPKRTDIYSSLPGWIVESLKPVKYVDSKHFSVPQGLAAIELVGGIETAIAQIIRTVPNKFYFLSFAFGDARNGCHGSMTIEAFAARKTIKVSFTSTGIGGSKTAILKFQALSNRTRITFYSPNYHTKLHDYGHICGPVLDDVIVFPLK, from the exons ATGGCTTCCATTCTCTCCCTCTGCATTTTATTCATAATGTGTATTTACCAAAGCCTTTCTTTCGCGGCTGTTGCGCCATTTCTTGATG GTCTACTAGAAAATGGTAACTTTGAGGAAGGGCCAAAGGTATCAAACCTTAAGAAAAGACAGATCATAGGAAAATACTCCTTGCCCAAATGGGAAATTCATGGCATAGTTGAATATGTTTCAAGTGGACCGCAACCTGGTGGTTTTTACTTCGCAATCCCTCGTGGGGCTCAGGCAGCGAGGCTTGGAAATGAGGCTTCCATATCTCAATATGTTAAGGTGAAACCTGGAGCAATGTACTCATTGACCTTTGCAGTCACCAGGACTTGTGCCCAAGATGAGAAGCTAAGGGTTTCTGTCCCTGGTTTTTCGACTGAACTCCCAATTCAAACACTGTTTAGCAGCGATGGTGGTGATACTTATGCATGGGCTGTTAAGGCAACTTCTGATGTTTTCAAGGTTACATTTCATAATCCTGGaattcaagaggatcctaccgGTGGACCTCTTCTGGATGCAATtgcaatcaaggagatacttcCTCTCAGATACACTAAGG GTAACTTGGtcaaaaatggtgattttgaaACCGGCCCTCATGTGTTCAAGAATTTCTCAACTGGGGTGCTGCTCCTCCCTAAGAGGACGGACATCTACTCATCGCTCCCTGGATGGATTGTTGAATCCCTCAAACCAGTTAAGTATGTTGACTCGAAGCATTTCTCCGTTCCCCAGGGACTTGCAGCTATTGAATTGGTTGGAGGAATAGAAACAGCTATTGCACAAATCATAAGAACAGTACCTAACAAGTTCTACTTTCTTTCCTTCGCTTTTGGGGATGCTAGGAATGGTTGTCATGGATCAATGACGATTGAAGCTTTTGCAGCTAGgaaaaccataaaagtttcattTACATCAACTGGAATTGGTGGATCCAAGACTGCCATCCTCAAGTTTCAAGCACTTTCAAACAGAACAAGAATAACCTTTTATAGCCCAAATTATCACACAAAGCTTCATGACTATGGTCACATATGTGGTCCTGTTTTGGATGATGTTATAGTGTTTCCTCTCAAATAG
- the LOC140008003 gene encoding protein TEEBE-like, translating into MASILSLCILFIMCIYQSLSFAAVAPFLDGLLENGNFEEGPKVSNLKKRQIIGKYSLPKWEIHGIVEYVSSGPQPGGFYFAIPRGAQAARLGNEASISQYVKVKPGAMYSLTFAVTRTCAQDEKLRGSVPGFSTELPIQTLFSSDGGDTYAWAVKATSDVFKVTFHNPGIQEDPTCGPLLDAIAIKEILPLRYTKGNLVKNGDFETGPHVFKNFSTGVLLLPKRTDIYSSLPGWIVESLKPVKYVDSKHFSVPQGLAAIELVGGIETAIAQIIRTVPNKFYFLSFAFGDARNGCHGSMTIEAFAARKTIKVSFTSTGIGGSKTAILKFQALSNRTRITFYSPNYHTKLHDYGHICGPVLDDVIVFPLK; encoded by the exons ATGGCTTCCATTCTCTCCCTCTGCATTTTATTCATAATGTGTATTTACCAAAGCCTTTCTTTCGCGGCTGTTGCGCCATTTCTTGATG GTCTACTAGAAAATGGTAACTTTGAGGAAGGGCCAAAGGTATCAAACCTTAAGAAAAGACAGATCATAGGAAAATACTCCTTGCCCAAATGGGAAATTCATGGCATAGTTGAATATGTTTCAAGTGGACCGCAACCTGGTGGTTTTTACTTCGCAATCCCTCGTGGGGCTCAGGCAGCGAGGCTTGGAAATGAGGCTTCCATATCTCAATATGTTAAGGTGAAACCTGGAGCAATGTACTCATTGACCTTTGCAGTCACCAGGACTTGTGCCCAAGATGAGAAGCTAAGGGGTTCTGTCCCTGGTTTTTCGACTGAACTCCCAATTCAAACACTGTTTAGCAGCGATGGTGGTGATACTTATGCATGGGCTGTTAAGGCAACTTCTGATGTTTTCAAGGTTACATTTCATAATCCTGGaattcaagaggatcctacctGTGGACCTCTTCTGGATGCAATtgcaatcaaggagatacttcCTCTCAGATACACTAAGG GTAACTTGGtcaaaaatggtgattttgaaACCGGCCCTCATGTGTTCAAGAATTTCTCAACTGGGGTGCTGCTCCTCCCTAAGAGGACGGACATCTACTCATCGCTCCCTGGATGGATTGTTGAATCCCTCAAACCAGTTAAGTATGTTGACTCGAAGCATTTCTCCGTTCCCCAGGGACTTGCAGCTATTGAATTGGTTGGAGGAATAGAAACAGCTATTGCACAAATCATAAGAACAGTACCTAACAAGTTCTACTTTCTTTCCTTCGCTTTTGGGGATGCTAGGAATGGTTGTCATGGATCAATGACGATTGAAGCTTTTGCAGCTAGgaaaaccataaaagtttcattTACATCAACTGGAATTGGTGGATCCAAGACTGCCATCCTCAAGTTTCAAGCACTTTCAAACAGAACAAGAATAACCTTTTATAGCCCAAATTATCACACAAAGCTTCATGACTATGGTCACATATGTGGTCCTGTTTTGGATGATGTTATAGTGTTTCCTCTCAAATAG
- the LOC140008517 gene encoding peptide methionine sulfoxide reductase B5: protein MTAAPGSVQKSEEEWRAVLSPEQFRILRQKGTEYPGTGEYDKFYGEGVYNCAGCGTPLYRSTTKFNSGCGWPAFYEGIPGAINRTPDPDGRRIEITCAACGGHLGHVFKGEGFPTPTDERHCVNSISLKFTPANSDAKI, encoded by the coding sequence ATGACTGCTGCACCCGGATCAGTTCAGAAGTCTGAGGAAGAATGGCGTGCAGTTCTTTCTCCTGAACAGTTCCGCATTCTCAGACAAAAAGGGACCGAGTATCCAGGTACAGGGGAATATGACAAGTTCTATGGTGAAGGTGTCTACAACTGTGCAGGATGTGGAACTCCCCTGTATAGGTCCACAACTAAATTTAACTCTGGATGTGGATGGCCAGCGTTCTATGAGGGCATTCCTGGAGCAATAAATCGCACTCCTGACCCAGATGGAAGGAGGATAGAAATTACATGTGCTGCTTGTGGTGGGCATCTTGGTCATGTGTTTAAGGGTGAAGGATTCCCGACACCAACAGACGAGCGTCATTGTGTCAATAGCATTTCACTCAAGTTCACTCCTGCAAATTCTGATGCCAAAATATGA